In the Paenibacillus sp. FSL H7-0357 genome, one interval contains:
- a CDS encoding cob(I)yrinic acid a,c-diamide adenosyltransferase: MAIYTRTGDKGETSVIGGRVGKDDVRVEAYGTIDELNCFVGQARSLMEDERFADVREQLLEIQHELFDCGSDLAFVKISESKYKVKSEMAVRLEGWIDELQAENPVLERFILPGGSQLSSVLHVCRTVCRRAERRAVTLGRSADINPEAVIYLNRLSDYFFALARTANTRLEIADVEYVRSKKVFRK, from the coding sequence ATGGCGATTTATACGCGTACGGGGGATAAGGGAGAAACATCGGTCATCGGCGGCCGGGTAGGCAAGGATGATGTCCGCGTCGAGGCTTACGGAACGATTGATGAGCTGAACTGCTTTGTGGGTCAGGCCCGCAGTCTGATGGAGGACGAGAGGTTCGCTGATGTCCGGGAACAACTGCTGGAGATCCAGCATGAGCTGTTCGATTGCGGTTCGGATCTGGCTTTTGTGAAAATCAGCGAGAGCAAATATAAGGTCAAGAGCGAGATGGCGGTTCGCCTGGAGGGCTGGATCGACGAATTGCAGGCGGAGAATCCGGTGCTGGAGCGCTTCATTCTCCCAGGCGGCAGCCAGCTGTCCTCAGTGCTGCATGTCTGCCGCACCGTCTGCCGCCGTGCAGAGCGGCGGGCGGTTACGCTGGGCCGCAGCGCAGATATTAATCCGGAAGCTGTGATTTATTTGAACCGGCTTTCGGACTATTTCTTTGCGTTGGCCCGCACAGCGAATACACGGCTGGAGATTGCTGATGTAGAGTATGTGCGCAGCAAAAAGGTGTTCCGCAAATAA